A region of Nitrospinota bacterium DNA encodes the following proteins:
- a CDS encoding Hsp20/alpha crystallin family protein, giving the protein MLLTRMNRSEHPLADFDPFASLSLFNELWPSSLIQSEAIYMPAMDVAETDKEYKVRLEAPGMSKEDIKVEFENSILTISGEKKQEEEERTEKTHRVERRYGAFTRSLRFSDVDQEKISATCKDGVLSVTVPKTGKALPKKISIE; this is encoded by the coding sequence ATGTTGCTGACCAGAATGAACAGAAGCGAACATCCTTTGGCCGATTTCGACCCATTTGCTTCCCTGTCCCTTTTTAACGAGTTGTGGCCTTCTTCGCTGATCCAGTCCGAAGCTATCTATATGCCCGCCATGGACGTGGCAGAGACAGACAAGGAATACAAGGTACGGCTGGAGGCGCCGGGCATGAGCAAGGAGGACATCAAGGTGGAGTTCGAAAACTCCATCCTCACCATCTCCGGCGAAAAGAAACAGGAGGAAGAGGAGAGGACAGAGAAAACCCACAGGGTTGAACGGCGGTACGGCGCTTTCACCCGGTCGCTCCGGTTCTCCGATGTGGATCAGGAGAAGATCTCCGCCACCTGCAAGGACGGGGTGCTGTCGGTAACTGTGCCGAAAACCGGTAAAGCCCTTCCCAAAAAGATAAGCATCGAATAG
- a CDS encoding aminopeptidase P family protein, with product MIIEDRDKFAPYLEARREKLLALMEKEDVPALVVTHLPNVRYLSGFSGTAGTLLAMDGQFYFFTDFRYMSQAREQVSPLPIIESKDLNADLARTLSSGKAPTLHFEADHLAWSKAEEMKSSFKDAALKPSKGLVERLRLIKDEAEVEALQAIVDMQARVFPHALRLIRPGAKERDIAVELEHLLRQEGAEGPAFDFIVASGWRGAMPHGVASEKTLSAGELVTVDWGAKAWGYHSDNTRTMALGKVDKELEEIYRITLEANQAALDSIRPGVSVKAVDAVARDIITKAGYGPNFGHGTGHGVGLAIHERPPVSWREDIPVETGMVFTVEPGIYIPGKGGVRIEDMALATPEGARVLSQSIPKHFISI from the coding sequence ATGATAATAGAAGACCGGGATAAGTTCGCCCCTTACCTGGAGGCGCGCCGGGAAAAACTTCTGGCTCTTATGGAGAAAGAGGATGTCCCCGCGCTGGTGGTCACCCATTTGCCCAACGTGCGCTACCTCTCAGGTTTCTCCGGCACCGCGGGGACCTTGCTGGCGATGGATGGGCAATTTTATTTCTTTACCGATTTCCGGTACATGTCCCAGGCCAGGGAGCAGGTAAGCCCTCTGCCAATCATTGAAAGCAAGGACCTTAACGCCGACCTGGCCCGAACACTTTCTTCAGGGAAAGCGCCCACTCTCCATTTCGAGGCGGACCATCTGGCATGGTCCAAAGCGGAGGAGATGAAAAGCTCTTTTAAGGATGCGGCGTTAAAACCGTCAAAAGGGCTTGTGGAGCGTCTCAGGCTAATAAAAGACGAAGCGGAAGTGGAGGCTTTGCAGGCCATTGTGGACATGCAGGCCAGGGTGTTCCCCCATGCCCTCCGGCTCATCAGGCCCGGCGCCAAAGAGCGGGATATCGCCGTGGAGCTGGAGCATTTGTTAAGACAGGAGGGCGCCGAGGGGCCCGCGTTCGATTTTATCGTGGCTTCTGGCTGGCGCGGCGCCATGCCGCACGGTGTGGCTTCTGAAAAGACACTGTCGGCCGGAGAGCTTGTAACGGTGGACTGGGGCGCCAAAGCCTGGGGCTATCATTCGGACAATACCCGCACCATGGCTCTCGGCAAGGTGGACAAGGAGCTGGAGGAGATTTACCGGATAACGCTGGAGGCCAACCAGGCGGCGCTGGATTCCATCCGGCCCGGCGTGAGCGTAAAAGCGGTGGACGCTGTAGCCCGGGATATCATAACCAAAGCAGGGTACGGCCCGAACTTCGGCCATGGCACGGGGCATGGGGTGGGGCTTGCAATCCATGAGCGTCCCCCGGTTTCCTGGCGGGAGGACATTCCGGTGGAAACCGGCATGGTATTCACGGTGGAGCCCGGCATTTACATCCCCGGCAAAGGAGGGGTAAGAATCGAGGATATGGCGTTGGCCACACCGGAAGGAGCCCGGGTTTTAAGCCAATCCATCCCGAAACATTTTATTTCCATTTAA
- a CDS encoding fibronectin type III domain-containing protein produces MKRALGFITVLGVVALLSGCSGSGSSGSDSAGPSLPVPTTVTVAEGDSQITLNWDTMTGATSYNVYWSLASDVTKSSSRLAGIAGNSYSITGLANNTVYYFAVTAMYPEGESEVSAIVSATPRVPVPDALSRLSLSSIAGQVTLSWDSVDRATTYNIYWNNTGGVTALDNRISSLTSTSTTHTGLTTGTPYFYRVAASNDSGEGPLSAEFSVIMRDPSISAPAGISMEYDNTGQLTLVWSAVSTAQSYNLYYNNSGNVTIQDSRIVMNSALTYSLSGLNATLPYFFMVTAFNTGAESDPTIQVGISLNP; encoded by the coding sequence ATGAAAAGAGCGTTGGGGTTTATCACGGTTTTGGGCGTTGTGGCCTTATTGTCCGGGTGTAGCGGCTCTGGTTCTTCCGGGTCGGACAGCGCTGGCCCTTCCCTTCCAGTCCCAACAACTGTCACAGTCGCCGAAGGGGACAGCCAGATAACCCTTAATTGGGACACCATGACAGGAGCCACTTCATACAACGTTTACTGGAGCCTGGCTTCAGACGTGACAAAATCCTCCAGCAGGCTGGCGGGGATAGCCGGGAATTCGTATTCCATCACGGGCCTTGCCAATAACACGGTTTACTATTTCGCGGTCACCGCCATGTACCCGGAAGGGGAAAGCGAGGTCTCAGCCATAGTGTCCGCCACGCCCAGGGTTCCGGTTCCGGACGCCCTTTCCCGGTTAAGCCTTTCCTCCATCGCTGGGCAGGTCACGTTGAGTTGGGACTCCGTTGACAGGGCCACGACATACAACATTTACTGGAACAACACCGGCGGGGTGACCGCTTTGGACAACCGCATTTCGTCCCTCACTTCCACCTCCACCACCCACACCGGGTTGACTACGGGCACGCCCTATTTTTACAGGGTCGCCGCTTCCAACGATTCCGGCGAGGGCCCCCTTTCCGCCGAGTTTTCGGTAATCATGCGGGATCCGTCCATCTCGGCCCCGGCGGGCATTTCCATGGAATACGACAACACGGGTCAACTTACCCTGGTGTGGAGCGCGGTGTCCACCGCCCAGTCTTACAACCTTTACTACAACAACTCCGGCAACGTCACCATCCAGGACAGCAGGATAGTTATGAACTCGGCGCTGACATACAGCCTGTCGGGCCTCAACGCCACACTGCCCTATTTCTTCATGGTGACAGCCTTTAACACCGGAGCGGAGAGCGATCCTACCATACAGGTGGGGATAAGCCTCAATCCTTAG
- a CDS encoding tetratricopeptide repeat protein: MEFHGESMAETGAGRWKGSLEYWEKLAGVYASRYKKNPYSYMYVPLADALVNAGRSSEAVDTLESGLAALPNSRAGKIMLAGLKYASGEHGQARAILEDVVEQWPDSSAAVKLLCSIYEDEGRLEQAARISSALSNYYPDVPAVQRLAGKYEAIAKLDRPAAIEDYFIETPVVASSQAPVKQDKLPEPEPAPMIEPETDIPGDVIVEPEAVEEKVDSIPVSVLADEFEDIDADEVFAELEALEQGDAEVDGPPLEVLDNQPPQAPVEAALEQGPGNQMALFRLENILTSISKKKTAGTGKGKTNG; this comes from the coding sequence GTGGAATTTCACGGGGAGAGCATGGCCGAAACCGGGGCGGGGCGCTGGAAAGGGAGCCTTGAGTATTGGGAGAAACTTGCGGGTGTTTATGCCTCGCGGTACAAAAAGAACCCGTATTCATATATGTATGTACCCCTGGCGGACGCTCTGGTGAACGCTGGCCGGTCCTCGGAGGCTGTGGACACGCTGGAGTCCGGGCTTGCGGCATTGCCCAACAGCCGGGCGGGGAAGATAATGCTGGCCGGTCTCAAGTACGCGTCGGGCGAACATGGGCAGGCGAGAGCCATTCTTGAGGACGTGGTGGAACAATGGCCGGACTCCTCCGCCGCCGTAAAACTGCTATGCTCCATTTACGAAGATGAAGGGAGGCTTGAGCAGGCCGCCCGCATATCTTCAGCGTTGTCGAATTATTACCCGGACGTTCCTGCGGTACAGCGGTTAGCGGGGAAATACGAGGCCATCGCAAAGCTTGATCGTCCGGCGGCTATTGAGGACTATTTTATAGAGACGCCTGTTGTGGCTTCCTCGCAAGCCCCGGTCAAGCAGGACAAGCTTCCGGAGCCGGAACCGGCGCCCATGATTGAGCCGGAGACGGATATCCCAGGCGATGTAATAGTCGAGCCGGAAGCGGTTGAAGAAAAGGTGGATTCCATTCCGGTTTCCGTCCTGGCGGATGAGTTTGAGGATATAGACGCGGACGAAGTATTCGCGGAACTGGAAGCGTTGGAACAAGGGGACGCGGAAGTGGACGGCCCTCCGCTGGAAGTTTTGGATAATCAGCCTCCGCAGGCTCCGGTGGAAGCGGCCTTGGAACAAGGGCCGGGAAACCAGATGGCCCTTTTTAGACTGGAGAATATCTTGACCAGCATATCGAAAAAGAAAACCGCCGGAACAGGCAAGGGGAAAACCAATGGCTAA
- a CDS encoding anhydro-N-acetylmuramic acid kinase codes for MPHYIGLMSGTSMDGVDAVACEIAAGKNAPLRIKLLAHAACGYPEKLKERLFKVAGPDGSAGEVCALNAELGELFAKAALKLMKHPALAGIKLAAIGSHGQTIRHMPQLGATLQISSSALIAARAKLPVWSDFRSADMARGGQGAPLAPVIHLPLFGSARENVSVVNLGGVANITHIPAGAKSVKKLIAYDTGPGNMLMDYAVGRMGAGGFDKNGRIAARGEVDEALLQRWLRFPYFRRKAPKSTGREMFGGDVFFATAGAPLRWDSNAVATITELTARSIAGEIIKLGRLGRPTDMLVLCGGGAKNRYLAGRISALLKGIKVRTSDDLGAPAQWIEGALMALLAHYAAVGEPLDMSSITGAHEGPALLGALAPRPESAKD; via the coding sequence ATGCCCCATTATATCGGGCTTATGTCTGGCACCTCCATGGATGGGGTGGACGCCGTGGCCTGCGAAATTGCCGCAGGGAAGAATGCCCCGCTCCGGATAAAACTACTGGCCCACGCCGCATGCGGTTATCCGGAAAAACTTAAAGAACGGCTGTTCAAAGTCGCGGGGCCCGATGGTTCCGCCGGGGAAGTTTGCGCTTTGAACGCCGAATTGGGCGAGTTGTTCGCCAAAGCGGCGCTTAAACTTATGAAACATCCGGCGCTCGCTGGCATAAAGCTCGCCGCCATCGGCTCCCATGGGCAGACAATACGCCACATGCCCCAGTTGGGCGCAACGCTTCAGATAAGCTCTTCCGCCCTGATAGCCGCCCGCGCAAAACTTCCTGTGTGGAGTGATTTCCGCTCCGCGGACATGGCCCGGGGCGGGCAGGGGGCGCCACTGGCTCCGGTTATCCATCTGCCGCTGTTCGGATCGGCCCGGGAGAACGTGAGCGTGGTGAACCTCGGCGGCGTCGCCAACATCACCCATATCCCCGCCGGGGCCAAAAGCGTGAAGAAGCTCATAGCGTACGACACCGGGCCGGGCAACATGCTTATGGATTACGCCGTGGGAAGGATGGGCGCCGGAGGGTTCGACAAAAACGGGCGCATCGCCGCCCGGGGCGAAGTGGACGAAGCGCTTTTACAGCGATGGCTCCGGTTCCCCTACTTCCGGCGGAAAGCGCCCAAGTCCACGGGAAGGGAGATGTTCGGGGGCGATGTTTTTTTCGCTACCGCCGGAGCCCCCCTCCGGTGGGACAGTAACGCGGTGGCCACCATCACAGAATTGACGGCCCGGTCCATAGCTGGGGAAATAATCAAGCTCGGCCGCCTGGGCAGGCCAACGGACATGCTGGTATTATGCGGCGGCGGCGCCAAAAACAGGTATCTGGCCGGAAGGATTTCAGCGCTGTTGAAGGGCATAAAGGTGAGAACGTCCGATGACCTGGGCGCCCCGGCCCAATGGATTGAAGGGGCGCTAATGGCCCTGCTGGCCCATTACGCCGCCGTGGGGGAGCCGTTGGACATGTCCTCCATCACCGGCGCCCATGAAGGGCCCGCGCTGTTGGGCGCGCTGGCCCCCAGGCCCGAATCCGCTAAGGATTGA
- the aroQ gene encoding type II 3-dehydroquinate dehydratase, protein MAKRALIIHGPNLNMLGKREPSIYGDMDFDGLNKLIGEEAGRLGLAVVIRQSNHEGEIVDMIQKAPAEADCIIINPGAYTHTSVAIRDALLAAGLPVIETHLSNIFKREPFRHHSYVTDVAVGAVLGFGPQSYVLALRAAAGL, encoded by the coding sequence ATGGCTAAAAGAGCGCTGATAATTCACGGCCCAAACCTGAACATGCTGGGCAAAAGGGAACCATCAATTTACGGAGACATGGATTTTGACGGGCTCAACAAGCTTATCGGGGAAGAGGCCGGGCGGCTCGGGCTTGCTGTGGTAATCCGGCAATCCAACCATGAGGGGGAAATTGTGGACATGATCCAGAAAGCCCCCGCCGAGGCCGATTGCATAATAATAAATCCAGGAGCTTACACCCACACATCGGTGGCCATCCGGGACGCTCTTCTGGCCGCTGGCCTGCCGGTTATTGAGACGCATCTTTCCAACATCTTCAAACGGGAGCCTTTTCGCCATCACTCCTATGTGACGGATGTGGCCGTAGGGGCGGTGCTGGGGTTCGGCCCGCAAAGTTATGTGTTAGCCCTGCGCGCCGCGGCGGGCTTGTAA
- a CDS encoding chemotaxis protein CheA: protein MTSNGMRELLETLLEISSAVTSLNPDLTDKKTISDVMLALEKIAPDIRSSASPKVARLADALTVLYEKFLMETIPDGGPGIECTKNGVITIQAALKGEKQPQQADAESDQIVNVLSEFYGINPPPAAPSKPAGHAEKEEELSASEGGEGSGEEDLFAGFDMEPKELPEEAPSAPADPIRQRLDKVASGVTMLEPDLGDKKAVADILVEMESLTTELKGGGYDEAVCGLAASVGRIYEKALLEGLDEGQKAINLSTSGIKALLAALEKIETSGEVAREALRISGDIAGFLGGPQAAPTAQPAPAAPEPPKTAPPPPQPSPAAKPVEKIGPVTPAGVDTVKVASDDDLLLYTEFVAEAQETVANVENDLLELEASPESDEIVNNLFRAIHSLKGAAGFLGINTINVLCHEAESLMDRLRKKTAYCTQEMIDAFLKTADVIKLVNEGLSSSCQKAKGSMPDASLDIPRYEISGLLRVLSALTQRKQEAAPPPPSPEEGMTGEQVEAEKLGDILVHKHAISPEQLEEALHSQKPLGEILVHMGAVDEKALGEALHEQEEKRKKAVVTALKVDTEKLDSLLELVGELVISQSIVAQDRVLQEEANRAFQKNVLNLGKITKNIQDHVMGLRMVQLKQTFQKMSRLIRDLSKKMGKQVAFHLSGEETEIDKTIIEELNDPLVHLLRNSMDHGVEAPEDRRAAGKSGVGNVWLSAYHRGGNVYIEVKDDGKGLDKDRILKKAAEKGLVKDGMELSEPEIFNLVFLPGFSTAAKVTDVSGRGVGMDVVRSNIDKMGGKVEITSKPGSGSTFTIKLPLTMAIVDGMIVRIGGERFIIPTVSIRESIRPRLEEISTVRREGEMINIRGRLLPLIRLHNILKVKDAQCMNPWEGLVIIVESDEKEYGLMVDDLLGQQQVVIKSLGRRFKGLPGISGGTILGDGRVGLILDVSGVIGMN from the coding sequence TTGACATCCAACGGAATGCGGGAACTTCTGGAGACACTGCTGGAGATTTCCTCCGCGGTGACATCCCTCAACCCCGATTTGACCGATAAAAAAACCATCTCCGATGTAATGCTTGCCCTGGAGAAAATCGCGCCGGATATCCGTTCGTCCGCTTCTCCCAAAGTAGCCCGTCTTGCGGACGCCCTTACGGTGTTATACGAAAAGTTCCTAATGGAAACCATCCCCGACGGAGGGCCGGGCATTGAATGTACCAAAAACGGGGTTATCACCATTCAGGCGGCGCTAAAAGGGGAAAAACAACCCCAACAGGCAGACGCCGAATCGGACCAGATAGTAAACGTTTTGTCTGAATTTTACGGAATCAACCCGCCACCCGCCGCGCCTTCCAAGCCAGCAGGCCACGCTGAAAAGGAGGAGGAGCTTTCCGCTTCCGAAGGGGGTGAGGGGTCCGGGGAAGAAGACCTTTTCGCAGGCTTTGACATGGAGCCCAAGGAACTCCCTGAGGAAGCCCCATCGGCCCCGGCGGACCCTATCCGCCAAAGGCTGGATAAAGTAGCCTCCGGCGTTACCATGCTGGAGCCGGACCTTGGGGACAAGAAGGCCGTTGCGGACATCCTGGTGGAGATGGAATCGCTGACGACGGAGCTCAAGGGCGGCGGATATGACGAAGCGGTGTGCGGCCTGGCGGCCTCCGTGGGGAGAATATACGAGAAAGCCCTGCTGGAAGGGCTTGACGAAGGGCAGAAGGCCATAAACCTTTCAACCAGCGGCATCAAAGCCCTTCTTGCCGCGCTGGAAAAAATAGAGACCAGCGGCGAAGTTGCCAGGGAAGCCTTGCGCATTTCCGGGGACATTGCCGGTTTTCTTGGCGGCCCGCAAGCCGCTCCAACGGCGCAACCTGCTCCTGCGGCGCCAGAACCGCCCAAGACCGCGCCCCCGCCTCCTCAGCCATCCCCAGCGGCCAAACCCGTTGAGAAAATCGGCCCGGTGACACCGGCCGGGGTGGACACGGTGAAAGTGGCCAGTGACGACGACCTCCTGCTTTACACCGAGTTTGTGGCCGAGGCGCAGGAGACGGTGGCCAATGTGGAGAACGACCTGCTGGAGCTTGAGGCAAGCCCCGAGAGCGATGAAATAGTAAACAACCTTTTCCGCGCCATCCACAGTTTGAAAGGCGCGGCCGGGTTCCTTGGGATAAACACCATAAACGTGCTGTGCCATGAGGCCGAATCGCTCATGGACAGGCTTCGCAAGAAGACAGCCTATTGCACACAGGAAATGATAGACGCGTTCCTTAAAACCGCCGATGTCATAAAGTTGGTGAATGAGGGGCTTTCTTCCAGTTGCCAGAAAGCCAAGGGCTCCATGCCCGACGCGTCGCTGGATATCCCCCGATATGAGATAAGCGGTTTGTTGAGAGTGCTTTCGGCCCTTACCCAGCGCAAGCAGGAGGCCGCGCCGCCGCCCCCCTCGCCGGAAGAGGGAATGACTGGGGAACAGGTTGAGGCCGAAAAGCTTGGCGACATACTGGTCCATAAACACGCCATATCACCGGAGCAGTTGGAAGAGGCCCTCCACAGCCAGAAACCCCTGGGCGAAATTCTCGTGCACATGGGCGCCGTGGACGAAAAAGCCCTGGGCGAAGCGTTGCACGAGCAGGAGGAGAAACGCAAGAAGGCCGTTGTCACCGCCTTAAAAGTGGATACCGAAAAGCTCGACAGCCTGCTGGAGCTGGTGGGGGAACTGGTGATCTCCCAGTCCATCGTGGCGCAAGACCGGGTTCTGCAGGAGGAAGCAAACCGGGCGTTCCAGAAGAACGTGCTGAACCTGGGGAAGATAACCAAGAACATCCAGGACCACGTGATGGGCCTGCGCATGGTACAGCTAAAGCAGACGTTCCAGAAGATGAGCAGGCTTATCCGTGACCTTTCCAAAAAGATGGGCAAGCAGGTGGCTTTCCATCTTTCCGGGGAGGAGACGGAAATAGACAAGACCATCATAGAGGAACTCAACGATCCTCTGGTCCATCTTCTCCGCAACTCCATGGACCATGGGGTGGAGGCCCCGGAGGACCGGCGGGCCGCGGGCAAAAGCGGGGTTGGGAACGTTTGGCTGTCTGCTTACCACCGGGGCGGAAACGTTTACATCGAGGTGAAGGACGACGGCAAAGGGCTGGACAAGGACAGGATACTTAAAAAAGCCGCGGAGAAAGGGCTTGTCAAGGATGGCATGGAGCTTTCGGAGCCGGAAATTTTCAACCTGGTTTTCCTTCCCGGTTTCTCCACCGCCGCAAAGGTGACCGACGTATCCGGCCGGGGCGTGGGGATGGACGTGGTGCGCTCCAACATAGACAAGATGGGCGGCAAGGTGGAGATTACGAGCAAGCCCGGCTCCGGCTCCACATTCACAATAAAGCTCCCGCTTACCATGGCCATTGTGGACGGGATGATCGTAAGGATCGGGGGGGAGCGGTTCATCATCCCCACCGTGTCCATCCGGGAATCCATCCGGCCCAGGCTGGAGGAGATATCCACCGTGAGGCGGGAGGGGGAGATGATAAACATCCGGGGCAGGCTGTTGCCCCTAATACGGCTCCACAACATTCTGAAGGTGAAAGACGCCCAGTGCATGAACCCGTGGGAGGGGCTGGTGATCATAGTGGAAAGCGACGAGAAGGAATACGGCCTGATGGTGGACGACCTTTTGGGCCAGCAACAGGTGGTTATTAAAAGCCTTGGCAGAAGGTTCAAAGGGCTTCCGGGCATATCCGGGGGGACAATTTTGGGCGATGGGCGCGTGGGGCTGATACTGGACGTTTCCGGCGTCATCGGGATGAACTGA
- a CDS encoding response regulator has product MSINVLIVDDEEGIRKSLTAYLKMEGYSVDSAENGKDALEKLKSSKYNIVLLDINMPEMDGLETLQRAKAVDFSIQVIMMTAYSTFEKTMKSLEFGASDYILKPFDDLTEILRLVRLSEEKLERWRKNMSATIIKQRKESI; this is encoded by the coding sequence ATGTCCATTAATGTACTCATAGTGGATGACGAAGAGGGGATACGCAAATCCCTTACAGCCTACCTTAAAATGGAAGGCTACTCGGTGGACTCCGCCGAAAACGGCAAGGACGCCCTTGAAAAGCTGAAAAGCTCCAAATACAACATAGTCCTGCTGGACATAAACATGCCTGAGATGGACGGGCTGGAGACGCTTCAGAGGGCCAAGGCGGTGGATTTTTCGATCCAGGTGATCATGATGACCGCCTACTCGACGTTTGAGAAAACAATGAAGTCGCTGGAGTTCGGCGCGTCGGATTATATTTTAAAGCCGTTCGACGACCTTACGGAGATTCTGCGTCTGGTGAGGCTGTCCGAGGAGAAGCTGGAGCGGTGGCGCAAGAACATGAGCGCAACCATCATAAAACAGAGGAAAGAGAGCATTTAG
- a CDS encoding response regulator: METKILIVDDEEGITNSLTRYFKMNEYHVDSVNSPREALRMIQNENYMVIVSDIMMPEMNGIELLRKIKEFNGMIQVIMMTGVVSIENVLTCLRYGANDCFLKPLDDLSIMRKAVDEAVAKLAKWEALIKQMVCRKH; the protein is encoded by the coding sequence ATGGAAACAAAAATTCTGATAGTTGACGATGAAGAGGGGATAACAAACTCCCTCACCCGTTACTTCAAGATGAACGAATACCATGTGGACAGCGTAAACTCCCCCAGGGAAGCCCTGCGCATGATCCAGAACGAGAATTACATGGTTATAGTCTCCGACATCATGATGCCGGAGATGAACGGCATAGAGCTTCTCAGGAAGATAAAAGAGTTCAACGGCATGATCCAGGTGATTATGATGACCGGGGTGGTGTCCATCGAGAACGTGCTTACCTGCCTGCGCTACGGCGCCAACGACTGTTTCCTGAAACCGTTGGACGACCTTTCGATTATGCGGAAGGCCGTGGATGAGGCCGTCGCCAAGCTGGCCAAATGGGAAGCCCTCATCAAACAGATGGTATGCAGGAAACACTGA
- a CDS encoding protein-glutamate O-methyltransferase CheR — translation MPVNADTLAYGPLDLSDREFEMFRALIFEKSGINLNEGKKELVRTRLGGRLRKGGFRSFMEYYKYVTQDVSESELVTLLDAISTNLTSFFREANHFNYLKKNVLPDVLLRKKTDPLKEIRAWSAGCSTGEEPYSISFILLETLESMPSMDVKLLATDLSTKVLAKAARGIYTAEQVKSVPKELLPRYFDIEHINDEKFYRVGQKARGIVQFKRFNLMTPTFPFKRKFDFIFCRNVMIYFDKPTQQTLINKFYNALAPGGHLLIGHSESLTGVQHRFKYVQPTIYRKQEQQ, via the coding sequence ATGCCGGTAAACGCTGACACTTTGGCCTACGGGCCCCTGGACCTGTCGGACAGGGAGTTTGAGATGTTCCGTGCGCTCATCTTCGAGAAGAGCGGCATAAATCTCAACGAGGGGAAGAAAGAGCTGGTGCGCACAAGGCTTGGCGGCCGCCTGCGCAAGGGAGGGTTCCGCTCCTTCATGGAGTATTATAAATACGTCACCCAGGACGTAAGCGAGAGCGAGCTTGTCACCCTGCTGGACGCGATTTCCACAAACCTCACAAGCTTTTTCCGGGAGGCCAACCATTTCAACTATCTTAAAAAGAATGTCCTGCCGGATGTCCTGCTAAGAAAGAAAACAGACCCGTTAAAAGAGATCCGCGCCTGGAGCGCAGGCTGTTCGACGGGGGAGGAGCCTTACTCCATCTCGTTTATCCTGCTGGAGACGCTGGAGAGCATGCCTTCCATGGACGTAAAGCTCCTGGCCACGGACCTTTCCACCAAAGTGCTAGCCAAAGCCGCCCGGGGTATATACACCGCCGAACAGGTCAAGTCGGTGCCTAAAGAGCTTCTACCCCGGTATTTCGATATCGAACACATCAACGATGAGAAGTTCTACAGGGTGGGGCAGAAAGCGCGGGGTATCGTGCAGTTCAAGCGTTTCAACCTGATGACGCCCACTTTCCCGTTCAAGCGCAAGTTCGACTTCATATTCTGCCGGAACGTGATGATCTATTTCGACAAGCCGACCCAGCAGACGCTGATAAACAAGTTTTACAACGCGCTGGCTCCGGGCGGCCATCTTTTAATCGGCCATTCGGAAAGCCTGACGGGCGTGCAACACCGGTTCAAGTACGTCCAGCCCACCATATACAGAAAACAAGAACAGCAGTGA